The following coding sequences are from one Macaca nemestrina isolate mMacNem1 chromosome 1, mMacNem.hap1, whole genome shotgun sequence window:
- the LOC105498117 gene encoding olfactory receptor 10R2 — MPQILIFTYLNIFYFFPSLQILAENVTMVTEFLLLGFSSLGEIQLALFVVFLFLYLAILSGNVTIISVIHLDKSLHTPMYFFLGILSTSETFYTFVILPKMLVNLLSVARIISFTCCALQMFFFLGFAITNCLLLGLMGYDRCAAICHPLHYPILMSWQVCGKLAAACAIGGFLASLTVVNLVFSLPFCSANKVNHYFCDISPVIRLACTNTDVNEFLIFICGVLVLVVPFLFICVSYLCILRTILKIPSAEGRRKAFSTCASHLTVVIVHYGCASFIYLRPTANYVSNKDRLVTVTYTIVTPLLNPVVYSLRNKDVQLAIRKVLGKKGSLKL; from the coding sequence ATGCCCCAAATTCTTATATTCACATACCtgaatatattttacttctttcccTCTTTGCAGATCTTGGCAGAAAACGTCACCATGGTCACTGAATTCCTGTTACTGGGTTTTTCCAGCCTTGGTGAAATTCAACTGGCCCtctttgtagtttttctttttctgtatttagcCATTCTTAGTGGCAATGTCACCATTATCAGCGTCATCCACCTGGATAAAAGCCTCCACACACCCATGTACTTCTTCCTTGGCATTCTGTCAACATCTGAGACCTTCTACACCTTTGTCATTCTACCCAAGATGCTCGTCAATCTACTTTCTGTGGCCAGGATAATCTCCTTCACCTGTTGTGCTCTTCAAATGTTCTTCTTCCTTGGTTTTGCCATTACCAACTGCCTGCTATTGGGTCTAATGGGTTATGATCGCTGTGCTGCCATTTGTCACCCTCTGCACTACCCCATTCTTATGAGCTGGCAGGTGTGTGGAAAGCTGGCAGCTGCCTGTGCAATTGGAGGCTTCTTGGCCTCTCTTACAGTAGTAAATTTAGTTTTCAGCCTCCCTTTTTGTAGTGCCAACAAGGTCAATCATTACTTCTGTGACATCTCACCAGTTATTCGTCTGGCTTGTACCAACACAGATGTTAATGAATTTTTGATATTCATTTGTGGGGTTCTTGTACTTGTGGTTCCCTTTCTGTTCATCTGTGTTTCTTATCTCTGTATTCTGAGGACTATCCTGAAGATTCCCTCAGCTGAGGGCAGACGGAAAGCGTTTTCCACCTGTGCCTCTCACCTCACTGTTGTTATTGTTCATTATGGCTGTGCTTCCTTCATCTACCTGAGGCCTACGGCAAACTATGTGTCCAACAAAGATAGGCTGGTAACGGTGACGTACACTATTGTCACTCCATTACTAAACCCCGTGGTTTATAGCCTCAGAAACAAGGATGTCCAACTTGCTATCAGAAAAGTGTTGGGCAAGAAAGGTTCTCTAAAATTATAG